From a single Rubrobacter tropicus genomic region:
- a CDS encoding sulfatase family protein — MRGTVPRAADPVRAAYLVLVSLLLASCLPSAEGQQPEPEKAEQDRPNVVLVVTDDLAARDLNPQTLKAMPNIRSLAEGGTTFENAFVTDSLCCPSRTTILRGQYAHNHQVLTNAPPLGGAEKFRVSGGDASTVATWLQEDGYRTSFFGKYLNGYFGDYVPPGWDEWYGVSGNFLSNSLNENGAIIDYDPERYHLDDVLADKASGYVRRTAGADPPFFTSDRPFLMWLGTKAPHQPATPAPRHEDAFGDAELPRPPSFDEADVSDKPGWVRDNVPLGSDQVAYMEELNRDRMRSMLAVDDMVGDLLDALRESNELDNTYVVFTSDNGFHMGEHRLGAGKWTAYEEDIRVPLIVRGPGVPEGKTLPHMVLNNDIAPTIADLAEVDPPDFVDGRSVVPLLDDTPTPEKDWRQRFLVEAVAERGAVPRPPFVDESRVVPLVTGDPLPRDWRKTSAGRAESGENWGRPWLKALRTKDYLFVEYKTGEHELYDLRKDPYELNNIYESAPPDLLERLNAQLDSLRQCERENCRTAEDGRSTRPAGAASREQGTG, encoded by the coding sequence GTGAGGGGTACGGTCCCCCGCGCGGCCGACCCTGTCCGCGCGGCGTACCTGGTACTCGTCTCCCTGCTGCTGGCCTCGTGCCTCCCGAGCGCCGAGGGGCAGCAGCCCGAGCCCGAGAAGGCGGAGCAGGACCGCCCGAATGTCGTCCTGGTCGTCACGGACGACCTCGCCGCGCGCGACCTGAACCCGCAGACCCTAAAGGCCATGCCGAACATCCGGTCCCTCGCGGAGGGGGGCACCACCTTCGAGAACGCGTTCGTGACGGACTCCCTGTGCTGTCCCTCCCGGACCACGATCCTGCGCGGCCAGTACGCCCACAACCACCAGGTCCTCACCAACGCCCCGCCTCTGGGCGGGGCCGAGAAGTTCCGCGTCTCCGGCGGCGACGCCTCGACGGTGGCGACCTGGCTGCAGGAGGACGGCTACAGGACCTCGTTCTTCGGCAAGTACCTCAACGGCTACTTCGGGGACTACGTCCCGCCCGGCTGGGACGAGTGGTACGGCGTCTCCGGCAACTTCCTTAGCAACAGCCTCAACGAGAACGGCGCGATCATCGACTACGACCCGGAGAGATACCACCTCGACGACGTGCTCGCCGACAAGGCCTCGGGCTACGTGCGGCGCACGGCCGGGGCCGACCCGCCCTTCTTCACGAGCGACCGCCCGTTCCTGATGTGGCTCGGCACCAAGGCCCCCCACCAGCCGGCCACCCCCGCCCCCCGCCACGAGGACGCCTTCGGGGACGCCGAGCTCCCGCGACCGCCCTCCTTCGACGAGGCCGACGTCTCTGACAAGCCGGGGTGGGTGAGGGACAACGTGCCGCTCGGGTCGGACCAGGTGGCCTACATGGAGGAGCTCAACCGCGACCGCATGCGGTCCATGCTCGCGGTCGACGACATGGTGGGCGACCTCCTCGACGCCCTCAGGGAGAGCAACGAACTCGACAACACCTACGTCGTCTTCACCTCCGACAACGGCTTCCACATGGGAGAGCACCGCCTGGGCGCCGGCAAGTGGACGGCCTACGAAGAAGACATCAGGGTGCCCCTGATCGTGCGCGGCCCCGGAGTCCCAGAGGGAAAGACGCTCCCGCACATGGTCCTCAACAACGATATCGCCCCGACCATCGCCGACCTCGCCGAGGTCGATCCCCCGGACTTCGTTGATGGCCGCTCCGTGGTCCCCCTGCTCGACGACACCCCGACGCCCGAGAAGGACTGGCGCCAGCGGTTCCTCGTCGAGGCGGTCGCCGAGAGGGGCGCCGTCCCGAGGCCGCCGTTCGTCGACGAGAGCCGGGTCGTTCCCCTGGTCACCGGCGATCCGTTGCCCAGGGACTGGCGCAAGACCTCCGCCGGCAGGGCCGAGTCGGGCGAGAACTGGGGCCGCCCCTGGCTAAAGGCCTTAAGAACAAAGGACTACCTCTTCGTCGAGTACAAGACCGGCGAGCACGAGCTGTATGACCTGAGAAAGGACCCCTACGAGTTGAACAACATCTACGAGAGCGCCCCACCGGACCTCCTCGAGCGCCTGAACGCCCAGCTCGACTCCCTGCGCCAGTGCGAGAGGGAAAACTGCAGGACCGCGGAAGACGGCCGGTCCACGAGGCCGGCGGGCGCCGCTTCGAGAGAGCAGGGAACTGGGTGA
- a CDS encoding arylsulfotransferase family protein, with protein MSKTAGLDASSGGGEEQDAARTRKHFLVTAGGGALLALSGLAGLGLVARAPDANIRAGASPAQTGRTWVFRSRPDLRPPPVEVTTPAGGAYPGYVFAAAKNGPGEAHPSQDGPMILDNEGRPVWLWPVREEARDAMDFKAQSYRGKPVITWWEGVHGGFGRGEYVIFDDSYREVARVRAGNGYEGDHHEFLITARDTALLVIYGPARRDLSAVGGAPDGAVLEGVIQEIDVASGEVLFEWHSLEHVDVSESYRRPRPDQREAFDYFHINSVDVDKDENLIVSARRTSAVYKIDRRSGEVIWRLGGKRSDFEMGEGARFAFQHDARRHPDGTITLFDNRGEDMREPSRAVALTLDEGAMKATLAREYVHPDRFFAIFQGNVQALPGGNVFVGWGSAPYLSEFSREGKLLFDARFPSEAESYRAFRFPWKGLPKDRPAVAAGPRSEDRTTLYVSWNGATEVAAWEVLAGPAPDRLEPLGSAPRRGFETAITFTTPEPYVAVSAKDRSGLTLATSEAVRLGR; from the coding sequence GTGAGCAAGACGGCCGGGCTCGACGCGTCTTCGGGCGGCGGCGAGGAACAGGACGCCGCGCGGACGCGCAAGCATTTTTTGGTCACGGCGGGCGGGGGGGCCCTGCTCGCGCTCTCCGGCCTCGCCGGTTTGGGACTCGTCGCTCGCGCGCCGGACGCGAACATCCGTGCGGGCGCCTCGCCGGCGCAGACGGGGCGGACGTGGGTCTTCCGCTCCCGCCCGGACCTACGGCCGCCCCCGGTCGAGGTGACAACGCCTGCCGGTGGGGCGTATCCGGGCTACGTCTTCGCCGCGGCGAAGAACGGCCCCGGCGAGGCGCACCCCTCTCAGGACGGGCCGATGATCCTGGACAACGAAGGCCGTCCCGTCTGGCTGTGGCCCGTGCGCGAAGAAGCGCGGGACGCGATGGACTTCAAGGCGCAGAGCTACCGGGGGAAGCCCGTCATCACCTGGTGGGAGGGCGTGCACGGGGGTTTCGGGCGGGGCGAGTACGTGATCTTCGACGACTCCTATCGCGAGGTGGCCCGGGTGCGGGCGGGCAACGGCTACGAGGGCGACCACCACGAGTTCCTGATTACCGCCCGCGACACAGCCCTGCTCGTCATCTACGGCCCGGCGCGCAGGGATCTCTCCGCTGTGGGAGGGGCCCCGGACGGGGCGGTGCTCGAAGGGGTGATCCAGGAGATAGACGTAGCTTCGGGCGAGGTCCTCTTCGAGTGGCACAGCCTGGAGCACGTGGACGTCTCCGAGTCCTACCGGCGGCCTCGGCCCGACCAGCGGGAGGCCTTCGACTACTTCCACATAAACTCCGTGGACGTCGACAAGGACGAGAACCTCATCGTCTCCGCCCGCAGGACCTCGGCCGTCTACAAGATCGACCGCCGGTCAGGCGAGGTCATCTGGCGCCTGGGCGGCAAGAGGAGCGACTTCGAGATGGGGGAGGGCGCCCGCTTCGCCTTCCAGCACGACGCCCGCCGCCACCCCGACGGCACCATCACCCTCTTCGACAACCGCGGCGAGGACATGCGAGAGCCTTCCCGGGCCGTCGCCCTCACGCTCGACGAGGGCGCAATGAAGGCGACGCTTGCCAGGGAGTACGTGCACCCCGACCGGTTCTTCGCCATCTTTCAGGGCAACGTCCAGGCGCTGCCGGGCGGCAACGTATTCGTCGGCTGGGGCAGCGCGCCGTACCTGTCCGAGTTCTCGCGCGAGGGGAAGCTGCTCTTCGACGCCCGCTTCCCCAGCGAGGCCGAGTCCTACAGGGCCTTTCGCTTCCCGTGGAAGGGCCTCCCGAAGGACCGGCCCGCGGTCGCCGCCGGACCCCGGAGCGAGGACCGTACCACCCTCTACGTCAGCTGGAACGGCGCCACGGAGGTCGCCGCATGGGAGGTGCTCGCGGGCCCCGCACCGGACCGGCTGGAGCCGCTGGGCTCGGCACCGCGAAGGGGCTTCGAGACCGCCATAACCTTCACCACCCCGGAGCCCTACGTCGCCGTTAGCGCCAAAGACCGCTCCGGGCTGACGCTCGCCACCTCGGAGGCGGTCCGGCTCGGGAGATGA
- the uppP gene encoding undecaprenyl-diphosphatase UppP yields MLELLQAALLGVVQGLTEFLPVSSSGHLLLAQQFLGVDQERFGLPFDAAIQSGTLLAVVSFFWRDFLGMARALLRPARRAGAAEDPDRRMAFLILAATVPAGIFGFFFEDVLAGPTVRSPWVVVFNLVLVGALFLVAEAAGGKDRGMEKLGFTGALAVGLAQASALVPGVSRSGATIAMGLFLGLRREEAARFSFLMSVPIIAIAAGFSLAKAIVGGMDAHEAVIFGLGIASSAAVGYLAIRFLLGFLRHHGLTVFAIYRFALAAVVAVALLA; encoded by the coding sequence GTGCTCGAACTGCTGCAAGCGGCGCTGCTCGGCGTGGTGCAGGGGCTGACGGAGTTCCTCCCCGTCTCCAGCTCCGGCCACCTCCTTCTGGCCCAGCAATTCCTCGGCGTGGACCAGGAACGCTTCGGGCTGCCCTTCGACGCGGCGATACAGTCGGGCACGCTCCTTGCCGTGGTCTCTTTTTTCTGGAGGGACTTCCTCGGGATGGCCCGGGCCCTGCTCCGCCCCGCGCGACGCGCCGGCGCCGCGGAGGACCCCGACCGGCGCATGGCCTTCCTTATCCTGGCGGCGACAGTGCCGGCCGGGATCTTCGGCTTCTTCTTCGAGGACGTCCTGGCCGGCCCCACGGTGCGCTCGCCTTGGGTGGTGGTCTTTAACCTCGTGCTGGTCGGGGCGCTGTTTCTCGTCGCCGAGGCCGCGGGGGGCAAGGACCGCGGAATGGAGAAGCTTGGCTTTACCGGTGCGCTCGCCGTAGGGCTGGCGCAGGCGTCGGCGCTGGTGCCCGGCGTCTCGCGCTCGGGGGCTACCATCGCGATGGGGCTCTTTCTGGGCTTGAGGCGGGAGGAGGCGGCCCGCTTCTCGTTCCTGATGAGCGTGCCCATCATCGCTATCGCCGCCGGGTTCAGCTTGGCCAAGGCGATAGTCGGAGGAATGGACGCCCACGAAGCGGTGATCTTCGGGCTGGGCATCGCGTCGTCCGCCGCCGTGGGGTACCTGGCCATCAGGTTCCTCCTCGGCTTCCTGAGGCACCACGGTCTCACGGTCTTCGCCATCTACCGTTTCGCCCTCGCCGCCGTAGTCGCGGTCGCGCTGCTGGCGTAG
- a CDS encoding alkaline phosphatase: MRACALRGALQVAVDLVRISRFLRLRDRATRGCVVHDHGVRSQVGCPLAIAAGVAAMLAIPAGCGILPGSGEARNVILIVGDGMGAAQRDAIQLAEAGAHGTLTMDALPVQGRVGTNSAERVSPVTDSAAAATAMASGAKTHNGRAGVDAVGNPVPTVLERAAAAGKATGIVTTSQVTDATPAAFAAHVEDRGLHREIARQYLRGGELDVILGGGRRFWKAAEGEPDDLTERARERGYAYVDGRAGLENRGAGGGSRLLGLFAEEAMYEADSESGGGSYAPSVPLPEMTRKAISVLSQDRQGFFLLVEEEAIDAMGHARNAGEMLRAGKALDRSVRVARDFAEEEGDTLLIVVGDHETCGLSVEAPAEGGGAEGGDDGPFEVAGSADQEFVLDCSTSDHTAVDVPLTAMGPGADQLEGAYENTRIHGAMMGAMGLDAAG, from the coding sequence GTGCGCGCCTGCGCGCTCCGCGGCGCGTTGCAGGTCGCCGTGGACCTCGTGCGGATCTCGCGTTTCCTGCGCCTGCGGGATCGCGCGACGCGCGGGTGCGTCGTGCACGACCACGGCGTCCGGAGCCAAGTCGGATGCCCGCTCGCGATCGCCGCTGGCGTCGCCGCCATGCTCGCAATCCCCGCCGGGTGCGGGATCCTCCCGGGCTCCGGTGAGGCCCGGAACGTCATCCTGATAGTTGGCGACGGGATGGGGGCGGCCCAGCGCGACGCGATACAGCTCGCGGAGGCCGGCGCCCACGGGACCCTGACCATGGACGCCCTGCCCGTCCAGGGGCGTGTCGGGACGAACTCAGCCGAGCGCGTCTCACCGGTCACGGACTCGGCCGCCGCGGCGACCGCGATGGCCTCGGGCGCGAAGACCCACAACGGCCGGGCGGGTGTCGACGCCGTGGGCAACCCGGTCCCCACCGTGCTCGAGCGGGCAGCCGCCGCCGGCAAGGCGACCGGCATCGTTACGACCAGCCAGGTGACCGACGCCACCCCGGCGGCCTTCGCGGCGCACGTCGAGGACCGCGGCCTGCACCGGGAGATCGCGCGCCAGTACCTCCGGGGCGGCGAGCTCGACGTGATCTTGGGCGGTGGGCGCCGCTTCTGGAAGGCCGCCGAAGGGGAGCCCGACGACCTGACCGAACGCGCCCGGGAGCGGGGCTACGCCTACGTCGACGGGCGGGCCGGCCTGGAGAACCGCGGTGCCGGCGGGGGGTCGAGGCTTCTCGGGCTCTTCGCCGAGGAGGCCATGTACGAGGCCGACTCCGAGAGCGGGGGCGGCTCCTACGCGCCCTCAGTCCCCTTGCCGGAGATGACCCGAAAGGCCATATCCGTCCTCTCCCAGGACCGCCAGGGCTTCTTCTTGTTGGTCGAGGAGGAGGCCATCGACGCGATGGGGCACGCTAGGAACGCGGGCGAGATGCTGCGCGCGGGGAAGGCGCTGGACCGGTCCGTGCGGGTGGCGAGAGACTTCGCCGAGGAAGAAGGCGACACGCTGCTGATCGTGGTCGGGGACCACGAGACCTGCGGGCTGAGCGTCGAGGCCCCCGCCGAAGGGGGCGGCGCCGAGGGGGGCGACGACGGGCCGTTCGAGGTCGCGGGCTCCGCCGACCAGGAGTTTGTGCTCGACTGCAGCACGTCGGACCACACCGCCGTGGACGTCCCGCTCACCGCGATGGGCCCCGGCGCCGACCAGCTGGAGGGCGCCTACGAGAACACCCGCATCCACGGGGCGATGATGGGGGCGATGGGGCTCGACGCGGCGGGCTGA
- a CDS encoding ArsR/SmtB family transcription factor, with protein sequence MHGTRRTRPAEAGPADAHIAPEIREASELLKVLGDLTRMRLLCALLREGELSVGGLQAALGMSQSAVSHQLRVLRDARLVGFERSGKTVRYSLADDHVRDLLRVVLEHARHD encoded by the coding sequence ATGCATGGGACCCGCCGCACCCGCCCGGCCGAGGCCGGGCCGGCAGACGCGCACATCGCGCCCGAGATTCGCGAGGCCAGCGAGCTCCTCAAGGTGCTGGGCGATCTCACCCGGATGCGCCTGCTCTGCGCCCTGCTCCGGGAGGGGGAGCTCTCGGTCGGCGGCCTGCAGGCCGCCCTCGGCATGAGCCAGTCGGCCGTCTCCCACCAGCTCAGGGTTCTGCGCGATGCCCGCCTCGTCGGCTTCGAGAGGTCTGGCAAGACGGTCCGCTACTCGCTGGCGGACGACCACGTCCGCGACCTGCTCCGGGTCGTCCTCGAACACGCCCGACACGACTGA
- a CDS encoding methyltransferase family protein, with amino-acid sequence MTIASLVLLALYLALAFGGRTLVQLRSTGSTGFKGISGRPFSAEWAGGVLFVAAVVLFLAAPLLALAGAAEPIAALDGPLGHALGFVLFFAGLTGTLVAQWAMGRSWRIGVDEKEKTELVTAGPFALVRNPIFSAMVPAFAGLALLVPNAASLLGAAALVAAVEIQVRLVEEPYLLRAHGARYAGYASRVGRFVPGVGLLRAAGVRPPRARGGLR; translated from the coding sequence GTGACGATCGCCTCGCTCGTGCTACTGGCGCTCTACCTGGCGCTCGCCTTCGGCGGGCGGACGCTCGTGCAGCTCCGCTCTACGGGCTCGACGGGCTTCAAGGGGATAAGCGGGCGCCCGTTTTCCGCGGAGTGGGCCGGGGGCGTGCTCTTCGTCGCCGCCGTGGTGCTCTTCCTCGCCGCGCCGCTGCTGGCCCTGGCGGGGGCGGCGGAACCCATCGCCGCCCTGGACGGGCCGCTCGGGCACGCTCTGGGCTTCGTGCTGTTCTTTGCGGGCCTGACGGGCACCCTCGTGGCTCAATGGGCGATGGGCCGGTCGTGGCGCATAGGGGTCGATGAAAAGGAGAAGACCGAGCTCGTCACCGCGGGCCCTTTCGCGCTCGTGCGCAACCCGATCTTCTCGGCGATGGTGCCGGCATTCGCGGGCCTCGCGCTGCTGGTCCCGAACGCCGCGTCCCTGTTGGGGGCGGCGGCGCTGGTCGCGGCGGTGGAGATACAGGTGCGGCTCGTAGAGGAGCCGTACCTGCTCCGCGCGCACGGCGCCCGCTACGCCGGCTACGCGTCGAGGGTGGGGCGCTTCGTGCCGGGCGTGGGGCTTCTGAGGGCCGCTGGGGTCCGCCCGCCGCGGGCGCGGGGTGGGTTGCGTTGA
- a CDS encoding cation diffusion facilitator family transporter encodes MAHSHPHEDHRHPHSDEQHGHGGRPQNGGGGHSHDGHSHGNADRRALAVVFGLTTTFLVVEVIGGLLTGSLALLADAGHMASDSASIGLALFAFWLSAKPATPNRSFGYKRAEILAALFNGMTLVAISIWIFVEAYRRLQEPPEILGGWMLAVAVLGLVINAAGAAILMRSGGESLNLQGALRHVIADVMGSVGAIAASLVIILTGWVYADPIISALIGLLVLGSSWKLLKESVNVLLEQAPRGIDAEAVGRKMVEVEGVVEVHDLHVWTITSGFPALAAHVLVGNEVDCHERRREIEKVLSGEFGIEHTTLQVDHVGDHGPEGEGRRLEFLPRGEEGGAAPFRPGH; translated from the coding sequence ATGGCGCATTCGCACCCCCACGAAGACCACCGCCACCCCCACTCGGACGAGCAGCACGGGCACGGCGGGCGCCCGCAAAACGGCGGCGGGGGGCATTCGCACGATGGGCACTCCCACGGCAACGCTGACAGGCGGGCGCTCGCGGTCGTCTTCGGCCTGACGACGACCTTCCTCGTCGTCGAGGTGATCGGCGGCCTCCTAACCGGCTCCCTGGCGCTACTGGCGGACGCCGGGCACATGGCCTCGGACTCCGCCTCCATCGGGCTCGCGCTCTTCGCCTTCTGGCTCTCGGCCAAGCCCGCAACCCCCAACAGGAGCTTCGGCTACAAGCGGGCCGAGATCCTGGCGGCCCTCTTCAACGGCATGACGCTCGTGGCGATCTCTATCTGGATCTTCGTCGAGGCCTATAGGCGCCTGCAGGAGCCGCCGGAGATCCTGGGCGGCTGGATGCTCGCCGTCGCCGTGTTGGGGCTCGTCATCAACGCGGCGGGGGCCGCGATCCTGATGCGCTCGGGGGGCGAGAGCCTGAACCTCCAGGGGGCCTTGAGGCACGTGATCGCGGACGTTATGGGATCGGTGGGCGCCATAGCCGCCTCCCTCGTCATCATCCTCACGGGGTGGGTGTACGCCGACCCGATCATCAGCGCCCTAATCGGCCTGTTGGTCCTGGGCTCCTCGTGGAAGCTGCTCAAGGAGTCGGTGAACGTCCTCCTGGAGCAGGCCCCGCGGGGCATCGACGCCGAGGCGGTGGGAAGGAAGATGGTCGAGGTGGAGGGCGTCGTGGAGGTGCACGACCTCCACGTCTGGACCATCACGAGCGGCTTCCCGGCGCTGGCCGCCCACGTCCTCGTCGGCAACGAGGTGGACTGCCACGAGCGCCGCCGGGAGATCGAGAAGGTGCTCTCCGGGGAGTTCGGCATAGAGCACACGACGCTGCAGGTGGACCACGTGGGCGACCACGGACCCGAGGGCGAAGGGAGGCGCCTCGAGTTCCTCCCGCGCGGCGAGGAGGGGGGCGCGGCACCGTTCCGGCCGGGCCATTGA
- a CDS encoding DUF305 domain-containing protein, which produces MKTINAESGDAGGGGLRSKLLAGGLAVAALIAVGAGGIAYAHGDDQEGSMMGGGGPGSMMENGGTGSMMDGGMMGGDETRAMGSFEQDKPFDLQFIDQMIMHHEGAIMSSEHMISDSKRPELRKLAESIQRSQAEQVERMQDMRKDWYPDAGRTFGMMDPSQMDGMMGDGMMNEMMEGMMGGSMRETMGADATDEMFLEMMIPHHQMAVEMSEKALEEADHPELKDLAQKIEDEQSAQIELMKGYLDEIEAASKS; this is translated from the coding sequence GTGAAGACCATAAACGCGGAGAGCGGCGACGCCGGGGGCGGCGGGCTGAGGTCGAAGCTTCTGGCGGGCGGGCTGGCCGTCGCCGCGCTGATCGCGGTGGGGGCCGGCGGGATAGCCTACGCGCACGGCGACGACCAGGAGGGCTCTATGATGGGTGGGGGCGGCCCGGGCTCCATGATGGAGAACGGCGGGACGGGCTCGATGATGGACGGCGGCATGATGGGCGGCGATGAGACGCGGGCGATGGGCTCCTTCGAGCAGGACAAGCCGTTCGATCTGCAGTTCATCGACCAGATGATCATGCACCACGAGGGCGCGATCATGTCCTCCGAGCACATGATCTCCGACTCGAAGCGGCCCGAGCTCCGGAAGCTCGCCGAGAGCATCCAGCGGAGCCAGGCCGAGCAGGTCGAGCGGATGCAAGACATGCGCAAGGACTGGTACCCCGACGCCGGGCGGACCTTCGGCATGATGGACCCGAGCCAGATGGACGGGATGATGGGCGACGGGATGATGAATGAGATGATGGAAGGGATGATGGGCGGCTCCATGCGGGAGACGATGGGCGCCGACGCGACAGACGAGATGTTCCTCGAGATGATGATCCCGCACCACCAGATGGCCGTCGAGATGTCCGAGAAGGCGCTCGAGGAGGCCGACCATCCCGAACTGAAGGACCTCGCCCAGAAGATCGAAGACGAGCAGTCGGCCCAGATAGAGCTGATGAAGGGCTACCTGGACGAGATCGAGGCCGCATCCAAGAGCTAA
- a CDS encoding sulfurtransferase, whose protein sequence is MANTEQQIEQKGYAHLEALVSTDWVAEHLNDLENVRIVESDEDVLLYEVGHIPNAVKIDWVEDLNDPLVRDYLDPEKFARLMSEKGIGPDTKVVFYGDKNNWWATYALWVFRLFGHDNVAVMDGGRVKWEAEGREMTQEVPSVPQAQYPTPTRDDSVIRAFKADVEQHLQANGSMIDVRSPGEYSGELLHMPDYPQEGALRGGHIPGAANVPWARAAREDGTFKSADELKEIYEGEAGLSGDSEVVAYCRIGERSSHTWFVLSYLLGYDSVRNYDGSWTEWGNSVGAPIER, encoded by the coding sequence ATGGCGAATACCGAGCAGCAGATAGAGCAGAAGGGCTACGCCCACCTGGAGGCGCTCGTGAGCACCGACTGGGTCGCCGAGCACCTGAACGACCTCGAGAACGTGCGCATCGTGGAGAGCGACGAGGACGTCCTGCTCTACGAGGTGGGGCACATCCCGAACGCGGTCAAGATCGACTGGGTCGAGGACCTGAACGACCCGCTGGTGCGCGACTACCTCGACCCCGAGAAGTTCGCCCGCTTGATGTCAGAGAAGGGCATCGGCCCGGACACGAAGGTCGTCTTCTACGGGGACAAGAACAACTGGTGGGCCACCTACGCCCTGTGGGTCTTCCGCCTCTTCGGCCACGACAACGTCGCCGTCATGGACGGCGGGCGCGTCAAGTGGGAGGCCGAGGGCCGCGAGATGACCCAGGAGGTCCCCTCGGTGCCGCAGGCGCAGTACCCGACCCCGACCCGCGACGACTCGGTTATCCGGGCCTTCAAGGCCGACGTCGAGCAGCACCTGCAGGCCAACGGCTCGATGATCGACGTCAGGAGCCCAGGCGAGTACTCGGGCGAGCTGCTCCACATGCCGGACTACCCGCAGGAGGGCGCCTTGCGGGGCGGGCACATCCCTGGTGCTGCGAACGTGCCGTGGGCGCGGGCCGCTAGGGAGGACGGCACCTTCAAGAGCGCCGACGAGCTCAAGGAGATTTACGAGGGGGAGGCCGGCCTCTCCGGCGACTCCGAGGTCGTGGCCTACTGCCGCATCGGGGAGCGCTCGAGCCACACCTGGTTCGTGCTCAGCTACCTGCTCGGCTACGACAGCGTCCGCAACTACGACGGCTCCTGGACGGAGTGGGGCAACTCCGTGGGCGCCCCCATCGAGCGCTAG
- a CDS encoding SHOCT domain-containing protein, producing MMGGFDGMMDGNMMWGWGAYGLAGGLTNVLLLIGLLGFAAWISFRVLADNRRRRSVSYAPRASPAEEVLRERFARGEIGADDHARCPMTLQRNLPVAPTMTTRGAGREASADDRIHPRRSVRTAQPEGVMPVMTGAAARTLPRLVPRLSIEARGGGGKR from the coding sequence ATGATGGGTGGATTTGACGGCATGATGGACGGCAACATGATGTGGGGTTGGGGTGCTTACGGCCTCGCCGGGGGGTTAACGAACGTGCTGCTCTTGATCGGCCTCCTGGGATTCGCGGCCTGGATCTCGTTCAGGGTGCTCGCCGACAACCGGCGCCGGAGAAGCGTATCCTACGCGCCCCGAGCGTCACCGGCCGAGGAGGTTCTCCGCGAACGCTTCGCCCGCGGCGAGATAGGCGCCGACGATCACGCCAGATGCCCGATGACCCTACAGAGGAACTTGCCCGTGGCACCCACGATGACTACTAGGGGCGCCGGCCGGGAGGCAAGCGCGGACGACCGTATCCACCCCCGGCGGTCCGTGCGGACGGCCCAACCTGAGGGGGTTATGCCCGTGATGACCGGGGCGGCGGCGCGAACGCTGCCCCGGTTAGTGCCCCGTTTGAGCATTGAGGCGAGGGGAGGCGGTGGCAAGCGATGA
- a CDS encoding SHOCT domain-containing protein, with the protein MMGGCGVLGLLAGLVGVLLFAGLLGVVVLAAIGILPARGALSGRTQPRTDPAEETLRGRFARGEVGAEEFGKALGILRGEPAHGDYEDFVREAGER; encoded by the coding sequence ATGATGGGCGGATGCGGCGTCCTCGGTCTCCTGGCGGGGCTGGTCGGCGTACTGCTCTTCGCCGGCTTGCTTGGTGTGGTCGTCTTGGCCGCCATCGGCATCCTGCCCGCCCGGGGCGCTTTGAGCGGCCGTACCCAACCCCGGACCGACCCGGCCGAAGAGACCCTGCGGGGGCGCTTCGCCCGGGGAGAGGTGGGCGCAGAGGAGTTCGGGAAGGCGCTCGGGATCTTGCGCGGGGAGCCGGCGCACGGCGATTACGAGGATTTCGTTCGGGAGGCCGGGGAGCGGTGA
- a CDS encoding response regulator transcription factor has translation MSRRKILVVDDEPKLVRVVREYLEHDGYRVVSAGDGRVALERFRQERPDLVVLDVMLPELDGLEVCRRIRRDSAVPIIMLTARAEEVDELIGLELGADDYVAKPFSPRTLLARVRSVLRRAVPAEEYGAEGASEAPLSVGPLRVDPSRHEATWDGVPLALTPTEFRLLSALARRPGRVFGRLELLERIQGEAYAGYERTVDAHVKNLRKKLAGAGGDGAAESVATVPGVGYKLEAGRA, from the coding sequence ATGAGCAGGCGCAAGATCCTGGTGGTGGACGACGAGCCCAAGCTGGTGAGGGTCGTGCGCGAGTACCTCGAGCACGACGGCTACCGGGTGGTCAGCGCCGGCGACGGGCGGGTGGCGCTCGAGCGGTTCCGCCAGGAGCGGCCCGACCTCGTCGTGCTCGACGTCATGCTTCCCGAGCTCGACGGGCTCGAGGTCTGCCGCCGCATCCGGCGGGATTCCGCGGTGCCGATCATCATGCTCACCGCCCGCGCCGAGGAGGTCGACGAGCTGATAGGGCTCGAGCTCGGCGCCGACGACTACGTCGCCAAGCCGTTCAGCCCGCGCACCCTCCTGGCCCGCGTCCGCTCGGTGCTGCGGCGGGCCGTCCCCGCGGAGGAGTACGGAGCCGAAGGGGCCTCAGAGGCGCCGTTGTCGGTGGGGCCGCTGCGGGTGGACCCCTCCCGCCACGAGGCGACGTGGGACGGCGTGCCCCTGGCGCTCACCCCGACCGAGTTCCGGCTGCTCTCGGCCCTCGCCCGCAGGCCCGGGAGGGTCTTCGGGAGGCTGGAGCTGCTGGAGCGCATACAGGGCGAGGCCTACGCCGGCTACGAGCGCACGGTCGACGCCCACGTCAAGAACCTGCGCAAAAAGCTCGCGGGCGCGGGCGGGGACGGGGCCGCCGAGAGCGTCGCCACCGTGCCGGGCGTCGGCTACAAGCTGGAGGCGGGGCGTGCGTAG